taATGAGGTTCGTCACAATCTAATCCAAAACGCGGCTATCAAGCCACTAgcctgcaagtggtggcggacgtgcgcccatagcctcattttgggtaagaattatgacgtcatgcgatgcatgaatattaagaaaggcgtatgaCCCTTAAACTCACCTAAAAAGACATGCGCCGTGATTTGGGGTCTATAATTTTGTTGCAAATGTTCGTGGTCAGTGATCTACGTTGGTTTTCTTATCATTACATACTGTCAAGGAAATTGTGTAAgacgttgaggaaaacatttaatttccacaGAGGGTGAAAAGGAACATGATTTCCTGGTGTCTTTGCGTTTACTATAGGTATTGACGGCACAGCAATGGCGCGCGGCACCCAATGCGCGCCCGGATTGGTGTATTGGGGCTTTAGAATGTTGAGCTTTTAACTCGTCTTGGCACATTGAGTTTCCACTGCACCGGCTGAAATGTCATCGACATCATACCCTCCTTTAGTATGGCCTTCAAGGCTGGACGTTAGGCGTAACGAGTGAAACTGGACTGAAGCATTTTAAGCAATTCATAGGCGAGTTCCATCAGGCAGCTCTATACCATCAGGGgcgtggggggggggctacacGATTCGATTGGCAGTTTCAAATAGTTTTCTTTGAGATGTTTTTGATGATGCTTCTCGAAAGAATGTCTTTTTAATGGCGATGAACACGGTGCAGGTGCCTCCAGAATGACGGTACAAATAACAGTTTAGTTAAACAAGACCCTACCAATAAAGCCTGTTTTGTAAATGCCTTTTAAATGGCGATATCGAAGTGCTTAGGGTTGAACACGGTGCATGCAGTTGCCTCCAGAGTTTAACGGTACAAATaacaactttgatgaacaaGGTTCTACCAAGAAAACATGTTTCGTATAAGTCTTTTAATGTTGATATCTAAGTACGTGGATGCAGAGTGCAGTTGCCTCACCCATACGGTACAACAACAACTTTGATAAACAAGGTTCTACAAAGAAACTTGTTGTTGGTTCAAAGTGGTGTTGTGGGGATTAATGATTTTCTGGTGTCTTTGGGATTAATTGTGTATGGCCACCGGTTCATATTGTGTCTCATCTTCCTCCCCTGTGTTTGTGACGTCTTCGTATTGGTGAGCTGGATGATTGCCAGTCCCACCGCGTGTAACACCCTCAGCTTTGCTATAATCGTCCAGGACTTGTTGGTTCACATACCCACTGGTTGACTGTTTGGTATCGGCCTTTCTGACTGTATCGGTAACTGTGACATTGACCAAAGCACTGTCGGCATCACCCAAAACGTTTTCGGCCACACACGTGAAAATCCCTTGGTCAGATTCCTCCACCGGTTTTATATGCAGAATCTGTTCTTGTTGAAGAGCGAACCTGCCTTGCCATTCGTCGTATATCTGTGTGCTGTTTGGGGAGATCCATGTTATTTGAGGAGCCGGAATGCCAGTAGCTTTACATACAAGAGTTGCAGTCTGTCCAACCACGGCGGTCACAGTCTGTTGATCCACTGTGGCTTTCGGAGGTTCACATGAGAGGTCTTGAATGTCCAAGTCTGTTATCACTGAACCCTCATGTATTGGTCCTTCGCAACGAGGCTCAACATACGGTGGGTTGCGACTCAGCCAGTCTCGTAGACCTGTGAGTCTACAATCACACTGCAGTGGGTTGCCTTCTAGCTCGAGTTTAGACAAAGCTTAATTCCTCCCTGACAGTGCAAACACGACTTGGATCAGGTTGAAACTCAGATCCAGAAACTGAAGGTTTTCACAGTAGCCTAAGACACTCACCGTGTCGCGAATCAGATTAAAAGCCAACGTCAGGTTCTGTAGGTTGGTCAGGTCGAGAGCACAGTCCTCTAAGTTGACAAGTTGAAGCTTATTTCGGGATAAGTCTATAGTCAGAATTTGAGGCATCAATCAAAACATCTGTGAGTTGACGCTAGTGAGTTGATTCCCTGCGAGGGTACAGACTCTCCAACGACACCAGACCTATGAAGTAATCAGGATGTAACATGGTGAGTCGGTTGTTGGTGATGGGGAGTTCAACTAAGTTAGACTGGTTGGAAAATACTCCCACAAACAGAGACGTCAGGTTCATTGCCATCGAGAAACAGTGACTGTAGCTTGAAGAGATGGTCCAATGCACTGGATGTGATGTATAAGAGATGATTGTTTGATACGTGTAGCTCTGTCAGATTGGCAAACCCTGATAGGGTTGTAGAAGACAGGTTTGCCAGCAGGTTGGTATCGGCATTTAAGAACTCTAGAGCGTAGCCCAAACTGGTTGAATTAAGGAATCGAATGAGTTGTTGCTGATGTCTAGTTTCTTTAATGGACATTTATTTTCAGTATtaaaaaatgtagtttttgataagTCATTCAGCCAATTGCTGCTTAAATTCATTTCGGTGGCCCTTGAATTATAGAAAAAGACACTCTGAAGCTGGTTATGACTAGCGGAAATTAATTCAATAGCGATGTTAGATGGGGATTGTAACCCaaaggaaaaaataatgatatcATTGTGATCTAAAAGCAGGGTGCTGATGGGTTCGGTTAGTACCAAGATGCAATTAcgtattttgttaaattgaagACTGATGACATCACATGTACACGCCTCATGCAACTGATAGTTTAGTGTAGTTATCAAATTATAATCAGCGGAGAAACTTTCCAAAGAATTGCAATTCGGAACATCTGTTATTGTGGTTGTTATAGTCCACCGAGAGACTAGTGAGAGAGCCGAGTTGACAATCTAAAGGCAAATCGGaaatgatattgtgtttgacTGATAGCTTAAGCAGACTACTCAACTCATGAGATCCCAGTAGTGACGTCACATTAGAGATGTTATTGTAGTCAAGGTACAATTCCTCCAGCCTCTTGAACTTGTCATCGAAATCGTCTGAAGCCAGCCCTGAAATGTTGTTGTGGCTTAGATCCATGATGAGGGCGTCTGGATAGTTGGCGGGGATACAGTCGAGATTGAGTGAAGTGCAGTCAGCCGTTGCAGTGACGTAGTCGTAACGACACTGTGCATGACTGCATGTCGACGATCTAATAATGTTGACGCAGGCGACGAGGCAGCAGGTCAGTAATGCCACAATTCTAAGTTGACCCATTTCAATCTGAGTATAAAAGACGAGGAAAACACATTGAAGGAACTTGGAGTCAATGCTGCCATTATATCTGGTTACTGTTTATCGATAGGGCTACATAAGAGCATGCATTGGGGAATTATGTAAGAGTGATAGTAGAAAATTGTTGCTGTGCCCAAAACCCCCTTCGAGCATTGACGGAATATGTTTTACTTTCAACATGGGGCAAAGGCGCAAACAGCGGACGGGTATAGGGGAGGTTAAAGTGCACACCAACAAATCCTTGGTTTGATACCCtgcccccaccccacccaaacaaaactaatagtattaataatttatttttaaaaaacgcctaaaaaacacaagtaaaaaacacacaccctaacactaaaaacaacaaacaaacaaacaaacaaacaaacaaacaaacaaacaaacaaacaaacaaacaaacaaacaaacaaacaaacaaacaaacaaacaaacaaacaaacaaacaaacaaacaaacaaacaaacaaacaaacaatcgaACAAACAAtcgaacaaacaaccaaacaacacAACGAAATGTTTCTGCCTTCGCCTGCCTTAAATTGAAAATGTCTAGTTACACCACTGCACTGCATGGTGGGCTCAGCTTCAGTATTAGTAGACTTTACAAGTCTCCTGTGTGTTCAAACCACGGGGTCAATGAAAGGTGTGTGTTTATTTGGGTTCTCAGCAATGACTCCGGAAATCCACGGTTTCAAAAACTGCTCAAGCGCACGAGACTTTCAACTGGTTCTTAAGTTGTACATGGGCTGGTTCTGGTTGCAGAAAAGCCAAAAACTAATGTTCATCTTTAATGTGTTGCAGTAGTTATTGTCTTGAAAACAAGCTTTGACTTAAACTAATAACACAACAACAATATTCAGTGTAGGAGCCTATATATAGGAATTCTCTTCCACATGTGactttacttttacaacattatgggtcagaattgacctggATTCCGGTTCCAAAGGGGGCCTGATCCCTTTCGggactagacttgactcaagtccaaaTCCCATGCTTCTCTTCCACTCCATTCTTCCCTGTTCTATCGTCTTCTCTACCATGGTGGTTACTGCCGTCTCTACTGATCCGGTCCTCCTCTTTATGTCATCTGTCCATCTCATTGCTGGTCTGCCCATGCTTCTCTTCCCCTCCATTCTTCCCTGTACTATCGTCTTAACTGTCATGGTGGTTATTGCCGTCTCTACTTATCCGGTCCTCCTCTTTATGCCATCTGTCCATCTCATTGCTGGTCTGCTCCTGCTTCTCTTCCACTCCATTCTTCCCTGTTCTATCGTCTTCTCTGCCATGGTGGTAACTGGCGTCTCTACTGATCCGGTCCTCCTCTTTTTGCCATCTGTCCATCTCATTGCTGGTCTGATCCTGCTTCTCTTCCACTCCATTCTTCCCTGTTCTATCGTCTTCTCTGCCATGGTGGTAACTGGCGTCTATACTGATCCGGTCTACCTCTTTATGCCATCTGTCCATCTCATTGCTGGTCTGCCCTGCTTCTCCTCCCCTCCAGTCCTCCTTGAACTATCACCTTCTCTGCCATGGTGGTACTGGAGTCTCTACTGATCCGGTCCTACCTCTTTATGTCATCTGTCCATCTCATTGCTGGTATGCCCCTGCTTCTCTTCCACTCCATTCTTCCCTGTTCTATCGTCTTCTCTGTCATGGTGGTAACTGGCGTCTCTACTGATCCGGTCCACCGCTTTATGCCATCTGTCCATCTCATTGCTGGTCTGCTCCTGCTTCTCTTCCACTCCATTCTTCCCTGTTCTATCGTCTTCTCTGCCATGGCGGTAACTGGCGTCTCTACTAATCTGGTCCTCCGCTTGATGTCATCTGTCCATCTCATTGCTGGTCTGCCCCTGCTTCTCTTCCCCTCCAGTCCTCCTTGAACTATCACCTTCTCTGCCATGGTGGTAACTGGAGTCTCTACTGATCCGGTCTACCTCTTTATGTCATCTGTCCATCTCATTGCTGGTCTGCCCCTGCTTCTCTTCCTCTCCATTCTTCCTTGTACTATCATCTTCTCTGCCATGGTGGTAACTGGCGTCTTTACTGATCCGGTCTACCGCTTTATGTCATCTGTCCATCTCATTGCTGGTCTGCCCCTGCTTCTCTTCCCCTCCATTCTTCCCTGTTCTATCGTCTTCTCTGTCATTGTGGTAACTGGCGTCTCTACTGATTCAGTCCACCGCTTTATGCCATCTGTCCATCTCATTGCTGGTCTGCCCCTGCTTCTCTTCCACCACATTCTTCCCTGTTCTTGCGTCTTCTCTGCCATGGTGGTAACTGGCGTCTCTACTGATCCGGTCTACCTCTTTATGTCATCTGTCCATCTCATTGCTGGTCTGCTCCTGCTTCTCTTCCACTCCATTCTTCCTGTTCTATCGTCTTCTCTGTCATTGTGGTAACTGGCGTCTTTACTGATTCAGTCCACCGCTTTATGCCATCTGTCCATCTCATTGCTGGTCTGCCCCTGCTTCTCTTCCACCACATTCTTCCCTGTTCCTGCGTTTCTCTGCCATGGCGGTAACTGGCGTCTCTACTAATCTGGTCCTCCGCTTGATGTCATCTGTCCATCTCATTGCTGGTCTGCCCCTGCTTCTCTTCCCCTCCAGTCCTCCTTGAACTATCACCTTCTCTGTCATGGTGGTAACTGGCGTCTCTACTGATCCGGTCTACCTCTTTATGTCATCTGTCCATCTCATTGCTGGTCTGCCCCTGCTTCTCTTCCTCTCCATTCTTCCTTGTACTATCATCTTCTCTGCCATGGTGGTAACTGGCGTCTTTACTGGTCCGGTCTACCGCTTTATGTCATCTGTCCATCTCATTGCTGGTCTGCCCCAGGCCTGCTTCTCTTCCCCTCCATTCTTCCTTGTACTATCATCTTCTCTGTCATGGTGGTAACATCCGGTCCACCTTTTTTTGTCATCTGTCCATCTCATTGCTGGTGTGCCCCTGCTTCTCTTCCCCATTTTACCCTGTACATATCGTCTTCTCCAAACCATCTCTTCTAACCATTTTTGTCCAAAGAATCTTATCTTCTTCAATGCAATTCCCTTTCTGACTTTCATATCTATACACATCTTTTGCAAAACTCATtcgtttgttttcttgtctttcAACGATAGTCTCAGCAGCCTCCGATAACGAATTAATAGTTTTCTGAACAAAATAGTGGCATGAAAATCAATGAACATACCGTTAAGTAAACCTTGGCGGGAATCTAAACTTTGGGCGAAGAAAATGGGCCTTGACTTGAGACGAATCGTCGAACTAAACCATGACTTTTAGAACCACATAGTAACAGTTCGACtctaacagcgccctcaattgaTAGAAACAAAGTTCCCTGAGTTTTGGCGTTATGGCTGATCTCCTTTAAGATCAGTGGGGTGGAACGTAGTGTATTTGCACCAGCTATACCAGCTATATACACAGCCGTACAAAAGAGTCGGCCAAATAGCTTCAAGGTTTTGTTAAATCTCACAATAGAGAAATCCCTTCTCTATGAATCTCTCACAATATGTGTTGTGAACtagtgactgtttttttttaaccgaacCTGTATGGGTAGGCCTACAGCGTTTGAGCTGATAAAACTCgacgaagaaaaaaacatataactttgaaaaaacacacactcCCAGCGACTGTTCACTGGAatagaagaaaaagaaggggaaaCCTGCAAATCTGGAGGTGCCGATCGGAATCTTTGGTACTAACATGACCTCAAAGGTAAGGAACTTTGATTGATCAACTGTTATCAATACAAGAGCTCATGTTTAGTGCTTGGGTGTGAACCATGGCCTTGTTTTATGAagacgttaaaggcagtggacactattggtaattacgcaaaacagttatcatcataaaacctttcttgtttacgagtaatggggaaaggttgattaaaacattgtgagaaaaggctccctctaaagtgacgtagttttcgagaaagaagtcattttccttgaatttgatttcgagacctcaaatttagaatttgaggtctcgaaaatcaagcatcagaaagcacacaacttcgtgtggcaagggtgttgtttctttcattttttatctcgcaacttcgacgaccgattgagctcaaattttcacaggtttgttattttatgcataatgttgagatacaccaactgtgacaattaccaatagtgtccactgtctttaaggcactCGTGGACActccaatttgtttttattcaattcactttatttccaaTTCCAAACAATTAAACATAACACAAGGCAGTGAATGAAGAAAATGTTTTACAAGCtaaaacaataatgataatacatgaGATAACCATGGAGGGctacttctacctccatgaggaaaacaaacacaataatacAACATTAATTACAAGCAAAGGCAAAATATACTTacggaaaacaaaacaaaaaccaatacaATGCACAAGGTGATGGAGTTGAGGGGGCCCACAAAAAGCAAAGCGTGTCGAGTATGAGTATGGACCCCctaacaaaaagtaataaagcAAAACTAGGTGGAGAATGTATGCAAGGAAAATGTAGTGGCATAACAAACCAGTttacaaaaaagaaacaaacacaaaacagtgGGCGCTAAATAAATACGAATAAggttttgctggtaacctgtttctattAAGTAATACCTATAAGttctgtgtttagcaagttGTTTGTGCTTTACATGTTTATGCCCAGTTCCTGCGCCTGTTTTCATGGATACAAATGCCGATGTGTTATCTAAAAACTACATCCAGCTGAGTTGTGTGTGTTGGCGTCCGTAGGCCCGGATGGGTGTGATTAGGGGCGGGGCTTGGCTTGTACATGGGATCCAACCTTGGTATTTTGAACGAATGAATTACTAAGCCCCTCCGTTATAAACCTTTGGGTCATTCAACTTTAATTCATTGCAGAGCGGTGAAGATGAGAAAGAGATCACCACGCCGACTAACGGAACCACCCATCCGACTAATGGAATCAACGGCGGAGCTCCTCACCAGGATGGACGAGTCCAAATGAAAAGGGAGGTTGGTCTGGTGCGTGGAGTCGCCCTCATCGTCGGGGCGATGATAGGCTCTGGCATATTCATCTCCCCAAAGGGAATTCTAGTCGGGACAAACAGCGTTGGGATGAGCCTGGTGTTGTGGATATTTTGTGCCATAATTTCAGGGTTAGGTGAGAaactaaaataaacacaacacatCACCCATCTTGGCTAAATTTTACAAACCTGGTTGTGGAGCCAAGGACTATAGAAAAACTTATCTAAATCACTGTAATCCTACTAGCCAAGaatctagggggggggggcaaagaatGAAGTTTCAGTTTGTGATGTGGAGGGAAAACCCTAGGAAAATATTTAAGGGACAACCTACGCAGTAAGGTATGGACTCAAATCCAAACTACATAGTGCTCCCGGAGGGGTTTGAACCGGGGTCATGAAGTGGAAGGCGAGTAAAGACACACTACTCCAATCCAACATCATGAGGCAGACTAACCCGGGTCGGGGGTAGTGTGACCCcagttcttttttgttttttgttttctcaagttCCCCCAAAAAGGCTAAGAGCCATTGTATGGGGCTACAAGCAGAAAAACATAATTAAAGAACTCAGTGGAGCTCAAGGTATATGAatattcctcttaaaggcagtggacactattggtaattgtcaaagactagccttcacagttggtgtaattcaacatatgcataaaacaacaaacatgtgaaaatttgagctcaatcggtcatcgaacttgcgagataaaaacacccttgtcacacgaagttgtgtgtgtttagatggttgatttcgagacctcaagttctaaacttgaggtctcgaaatcaaattcatggaaaattacttctgtctcgaaaactatatggcacttcagaggaagccgtttctcacagtgttttataccatcaacctctccccattgctcgtaatcaagaaaggttttatgaattaccaatagtgtccactgcctttaaaacagtctagattgtaggatgggggAAACATGCACCTGGCAGGGAGTTCAACAGAGATGAGCAGTGCGTGGAGTTAAGCTGCCGGGACGGctccttgttctacatctcagcagaTCAAGAGTGTATGGATGAGAGTTAGAATGAGTACTATTGTTATTAACCGGTGGTTCGATGTATACaatctgttttctttttgtttgtttctctaaAGGGTCGTTATGTTATGCCGAGCTCGGAGCCCTCTTCCCCACCTCAGGTGGTACCTACATCTACACGCTGTACGCATTTGGAAACCTTATGGGTTTCTTAGTGGTTTGGATGACGACAATCATCACAATACCTTCTTCAGTTGCTCTTTTGGCTATTACGTTTGGTACCTACGTAGTTGATTACGTCATTCCAGGTGACTGTGCGCCCCCAGCGACAGCTGTGAAACTATTTGCAATACTGACCGTCAGTAAGTGTACTTTAATGATTAAAAATTGTTCCATACCGCACAAATAAACCCTTGTAATTTGATTGGTGGACTATATGCGTCACGTGTCATACTGTTTCATATAGGAGTCCTATATTTATCAATATAGGACTCTGGTGACGCTTCACATCAGTCCTTCGAGAGTGGCCTACTACTAGAATTTACATTGAGTAGGCGCCACAATGTATGACTATTGACGCCGAACGTACTATATAACAGCTGATCTTAAATTAATCAGCCGCTTTAGGCCTATATTACCTCATCATCTTAGTCACCTTGTGAAATGTAGCAGTCCATATTCCACTCTAGATTATATTCCTGAAGAAAAGGACCAGATTTCATGAGTTATGCCGTTCATTGTTTCTCTTAGTGCTGATTGTGTTCATAAACTGCATGAGTGTCAAGGTCGCCAGTGGCTTGCCAATCTTCTTCTCTGGGGCAAAGGTCATGGCACtcgtcatcatcatcgtcgCAGGAACTGTTAATTTATGCAAAGGTTAGGTCACAAATAGCATCTCCTATTATAACTCAAGCTGAGAATAATTATGTTGAGCATCGATCTATTTTTGTTCGCATTTAGATTAACCCAATTGGGTATAACTCTGCTGAGTATAGCCCcttgcattggccgccatctttgatgaaacgttcTCTGTGAAAGGCCATCGTTTTCTGAAAGTcgtgcgcagcgcgtacacgcaTGCACTACGTATGGCAGCATTGAAACAACTGCCTTagatcaaagatggcggtcagtGACGTCACGCGCCACCCATCTATTGATCTGTTGCATGATACGACGCTTTATGATCTAACCAAGCCATCCACTGCGCTACTCAATTTGGAGATAATATATTTCACATTTACTTAATGATCAACAATAAAGCCATGCCAAACTAAACTATTTTAAAACG
Above is a window of Asterias rubens chromosome 11, eAstRub1.3, whole genome shotgun sequence DNA encoding:
- the LOC117296644 gene encoding LOW QUALITY PROTEIN: leucine-rich repeat neuronal protein 1-like (The sequence of the model RefSeq protein was modified relative to this genomic sequence to represent the inferred CDS: inserted 1 base in 1 codon; deleted 2 bases in 2 codons; substituted 2 bases at 2 genomic stop codons); protein product: MEGKRSMGRPAMRWTDDIKRRTGSVETAVTTMVEKTIEQGRMEWKRSMGFGLESSLVPKGIRPPLEPESRSILTHNVVKIEMGQLRIVALLTCCLVACVNIIRSSTCSHAQCRYDYVTATADCTSLNLDCIPANYPDALIMDLSHNNISGLASDDFDDKFKRLEELYLDYNNISNKLDISNNSFDSLIQPVWAXALEFLNADTNLLANLSSTTLSGFANLTELHVSNNHLLYITSSALDHLFKLQSLFLDGNELTSLFVGVFSNQSNLVELPITNNRLTMLHPDYFIGLVSLESLYLAGNQLTSVNSQMFXLMPQILTIDLSRNKLQLVNLEDCALDLTNLQNLTLAFNLIRDTVSVLGYCENLQFLDLSFNLIQVVFALSGRNXALSKLELEGNPLQCDCRLTGLRDWLSRNPPYVEPRCEGPIHEGSVITDLDIQDLSCEPPKATVDQQTVTAVVGQTATLVCKATGIPAPQITWISPNSTQIYDEWQGRFALQQEQILHIKPVEESDQGIFTCVAENVLGDADSALVNVTVTDTVRKADTKQSTSGYVNQQVLDDYSKAEGVTRGGTGNHPAHQYEDVTNTGEEDETQYEPVAIHN